In Terriglobia bacterium, the genomic stretch GCTGTCCCTGCGCGTTCGGCGGCGAAATACAGATCGCCCACGGCGCGCGGACATTACTGATGATGCGGACGGGATTGAGATCCGGGTCGAACACCTGGATTCTCGAATTGCCGCGATCGCCGACGTAGATGTTGCCCTTCGCATCCGACGCGATCGTATGCGGAGTGTTGAACTGTCCTGCGGCAGGGCCGCGCGATCCGATCGACTTCACGTAATCGCCGTCCTTCGTGAATTTCGCAACGCGTGAATTATCGTAACCGTCGGACACGAAAATGTTGCCGTCGTTGTCCCAGGTAACATCGGTCGGCCGCGCAAAAGTGGCGCCGCGGCCGGCGCCCGCTCCGACAGCTGAGTTCGCCGCTGCGTCGGTATGGCGAGCCTCTTCGAGGAAACGCTCGAGATAATCGATCGACTCGTCCTTGCGGCCGAGCACCATCGTGACGAGGCCTTGCGGGTTGAACTTCATCACCATGTTCGAGCCCTCATCGACCACCCAGACGTTGTCGTTCTTATCCACCTTGACCGCATGCGCGAACGAGAAGCCGTACGCGTTCTGTCCCCATTCCTTCACGTACTTGCCGGTCTGGTCGAATTCGAAGAGCTCCGCCGCCTGCCCGCCACGCGCCGGACCGTTATTGCCGCTGCGCGTATAGACGAACAGATGTTTCTTCGAGTTCAGCGCAACGCCTTCGGTTTCACCAATCGTATGGCCTGCCGGATCGAGCGGAAGAACAGTGGCATCGTAAGCGATTTGGGGCACGCTCTGCTCGAGCTGATTCTGTGCGGCTGCCGTGGCCTGTTGTTCGGGGTTGCCCCGTCCCCGTTGAGCATATGCAACGCCGACCAGTAGCATGATCAGCAGGACGATGACATAGCGTTTCACGGTTAACCTCCTCATTGCGGGAAAAAAGCCTTCGCGTCGATCGGTTGATTATGGAGAACCTGCTTGACCGTATACGTCCACGAGCCGACAAAACCGCCGCCCGGCATGTCGATCGAAAAATCCATCTTGTACGTATACGGCAACGTCAAGCCGTCGACATCTTTGAAGTCACTGTAGTTTTCGTTGATGGTATAGAGCGTGGTCTCCGCCGAATCTGTAATTTTCTGGTTCGCGCGGGCGGAAACGACCTCCACCTTCATCTGGGAGCGGACATGACGGAACGTCTCCGCGTCGAAATCGAAATACGCCGTCAGATTGCTTCCATTTTGAGGCACATATTTCAATTCGTACACCAGCTTGCCATCGACCTTCTTCGGCCCGCTGACTTCCATTCTCGATTTCTTTCCCTCCGGAGTCTCCAGAGCCCAGGAGGTGGAGAGCACGCCGAATAAGAGACCGTGTGTTATGGCGTCGTCGTAATGGAAAAGAAAATTGCCCAGGGGAGAACGCTTGCCGGGACTGATCTGGCCTACCGTCGTTCTTTTCCCGTCGAAAGCAAGCAGCTCACCGGGATAGTCCAGCGAAGGATATTTGAACAAAGCTCGCAGGGACGTGCCCTGAGAAACAATGTTTGCGTCACCATCCATGCTGGCGTGGCCGCCGACCGTGAACTCCACGTGGGTTGTGCCGGCTGTGACGCGGCTTTTGATGGCTTGCAGCTTATCGGCAGGGCCAATCGATGCGAGATGTTTGGCAATCAGCTGCTCGGGCTTCAGCTTTTCGTCCTTCACGCGAGGGGCCGGAAGCAAAGACGCGGCCAAAAGAAGGATGATCCAATTCATGCCACAGAGATTATTCACAAAACGTCAAAGCTCAAAGCAGAAAGAAGAATTCAGAATTTGCCGGCGACGTATCCGCGCCTGGCGCGGACGGAGTACCCATATCGCGTCCGGACTTGAATGTCGTGGTATTTGCCGTCGTCCGGATGCGTGGGATAGTACCCGAGTGTGTATTGACTGCGGAGCTCCGCTGCAATCTGGAAGAGAATACGGTCAAACTCGCTGTTCTTTCCCCCAAGCATGTTCTCCGAGACGGCGTAGGCCCGGCCTCCGCTGTCGGAAGCAAAAGTCCGCAGAACGTTCATGTCGACCGAATCTCGCGACCGCGGGCCGCCGCCGATGCCACGGCCCGGGCGGACACCAGCCTCGCCATCGGAGGAAATCCCGAGCGAATATACGAGCAGTTCCGATTCGCGCACCGTTTGCCTGGCCTGGGCAAAGGTGGAGTCGCTGGAGGTGTCCTGACCGTCCGTTATCAGAAGGATGGCGCGTTTCGTGTTCGCGCCGCGTTTGACCTTTCGTATTCCGTCCTGCAACGCATCGTAAAGAGCCGTCCCGCCGCCCGAGTCTGCGCGCTTCAACGCCTTTCTGAGTTTGTTGCGATCGCTGGTGAAGTCCTGGAGGAGATAGCTTTCGGTATCGAAACCCATCAGGAAGATATCGTCATCGGGATGGATGGTTCGAATGAAGCGGTCGATCGCGTCGGTGGCCGTGTCGAGTTTGGCGTTCATGCTGCCGCTGGTGTCCAGCACGAGACCGACGCTGACAGGCGTGTCCTGATTATGATCGAAATGCGAGAG encodes the following:
- a CDS encoding peptidyl-alpha-hydroxyglycine alpha-amidating lyase family protein, which encodes MKRYVIVLLIMLLVGVAYAQRGRGNPEQQATAAAQNQLEQSVPQIAYDATVLPLDPAGHTIGETEGVALNSKKHLFVYTRSGNNGPARGGQAAELFEFDQTGKYVKEWGQNAYGFSFAHAVKVDKNDNVWVVDEGSNMVMKFNPQGLVTMVLGRKDESIDYLERFLEEARHTDAAANSAVGAGAGRGATFARPTDVTWDNDGNIFVSDGYDNSRVAKFTKDGDYVKSIGSRGPAAGQFNTPHTIASDAKGNIYVGDRGNSRIQVFDPDLNPVRIISNVRAPWAICISPPNAQGQQFLYSADAGGKIYKDDLDGKMLGWFGTIGKKQGQFYWAHEIHCVSENELYVGEAQNWRVQHVVMHPEKKQAASSR
- a CDS encoding VWA domain-containing protein, coding for MKYLSAAIAFALTSVLLLATQSERPDEATPLKVDVRLVNIYATVIDTSGRYVDGLKQSDFVLQEDGRRQTLSHFDHNQDTPVSVGLVLDTSGSMNAKLDTATDAIDRFIRTIHPDDDIFLMGFDTESYLLQDFTSDRNKLRKALKRADSGGGTALYDALQDGIRKVKRGANTKRAILLITDGQDTSSDSTFAQARQTVRESELLVYSLGISSDGEAGVRPGRGIGGGPRSRDSVDMNVLRTFASDSGGRAYAVSENMLGGKNSEFDRILFQIAAELRSQYTLGYYPTHPDDGKYHDIQVRTRYGYSVRARRGYVAGKF